A window of Terriglobales bacterium genomic DNA:
CCCCTCCTGTCGACCTGCTCGGAGCTCGGCAGACCGTCGACACGCTGGTCCTGCTGCGTGACAAAACCAAAGGCAATCTCACTCCCGCGGAAGAGAACATGCTCAAGAACTCGCTATATGAGGCGCAGATGGCATACGTGGAAGTCACTAACGCCCTTAGCCGTGCTGCGCAAGCTCCGCCGGCAGGCTCGTCCGCGTTCAAAAAATGAAAGCCATCCTGACCGTCTTGGGTAGCGGCACGTCGATGGGAGTACCCACCATCGGTTGCGGCTGTGCGGTTTGCAACTCCCCGGATCCGCTGGACCGCCGCACTCGCCCCTCCATCATGCTGGACTACGACGGCAAGCGGGTGGTAATCGACACCACGCCCGATTTCCGCGAGCAGGCGATCCGCGAGCGCATCCGCTCGGTCGATGCGGTCCTCTATACCCACGCCCACGCCGACCACATTCTCGGTCTTGATGACCTACGCCCTCTAACCTTCAACCGGCCAGGCAAGCTGCCGCTCTATGCCGAAGCCAAAACCCTCGAACGCTTGCGCAGTATGTTCAGCTATATCTTTGCCGGCGATTACAAGTACGGTGGGCTGGCGGAGGTGGAGTTGCGCGAAATCGATGGCCCCGTGGACTTATGGGGCGCCCACTTCAGCCCGGTTCGCATTTTTCATGGCGACAATGAGATTCTTGGTTTTCGCTTTGGCGGAGCTGCGTACCTGACCGACTTCAGCACCATTCCTGACGAGTCCTTCTGCCAATTGCAGAATCTCGACATCCTTTTCCTGGATGCCTTGAGGCATAAACCTCATCCCACCCACTCCACGGTTGAGCATTCCCTGGCCATCGTCGAGCGTTGCCAGCCCCGCAGAGCGTTCTTCACCCATATCTCCCACGACCTGCCTCATGCCGCGACTAATGCTATCCTGCCTCCCAACGTTCGTTTAGCACACGACGGTATGAAGCTCGAATTCGAAATCTGAATCGGAATTGCATGCGCATCTTTCGCCACCTCGAAGATGTTCCCGCAGATCTGGGGCCTACCTTCCTTAGCGTCGGGAATTTCGATGGCGTTCACCGCGCCCACCAGGCGGTCCTGAATGAACTGATCGACCGTGCACGCCGCGCTGATGCCATCGCCATGGTGGTCACTTTCGATCCGCACCCCTACCGCATCCTGCGCCCCGATTCAGATCTCAAGCTGCTGACTCCCACTCCTGTCAAACTGGACCTGCTGCAGCAATACGGCATTCACGCCGTCCTCGTGCTTCCCTTCACGCGCGACCTTTCATTGATGAACCCTGCTGAATTTGCTTCTCAGATTCTGGTCCGCCGTCTGCACGCGCGTGAGGTTCATGAAGGCTTCAACTTCCGTTTCGGGCACAAAGCACAGGGCGACGTAACCCTGCTCGAAAGTCTTGGCCGCCAGCTCGGCTTTTCGCTTGAGATCTACCCCGAGATGCAAATCCGCGGCGAGACCGTCTCCAGCAGCCAAATTCGAAGGTTGCTTCGCGAAGGCAATGCCAGCAAAGCACGCCACCTGCTCGGCAGAGTGTTCAGCATCTGGTCCACCCCGGGACGAGGGCGCGGCTACGGGCATAAATACACCGTGCCGACAATCAATTTGAGTCGCTACGATGAGTTGGTTCCCGCAGATGGCGTCTATATCACCCAGTCCCGCATTGGCGACGAGTGCTTCGACTCCGTTACTAATGTCGGCACTCGGCCCACTTTTGGCGCTGATTCCTTCGCCATTGAAAGCCATCTGCTGAACTTTCATCCCATCGACCTCGCTGCCGACACTCCCGTCGAACTCTCCTTTCTACGGCGGGTACGCGACGAGATCAAGTTCCCCTCGGTTGAGGCTCTACGCGAGCAGATCGCCCGCGACGTGCACCGCGCCCGCCGCTTCTTCCACCTGCGGGAGAAATTTGCAGAACTGTCCACCGCCAGGGCAACTGCTCATCCATGAGCCGAAGTGTCATCTTGAGGCGTCCTACGGATACGTCACCGGCACGGTCATCGGCGTCTGTACCCGTGCGCGGAAGATGGCGTTCTTCTCCTCTACTTCGGCGATGGCGTCCGCATGAATTGTGTAGTGCCCGCGCGGTAGGCTCGAGCCAAACGGAATTAGCTGATCAATCTCCAGGTGCACCAGCGTGAACTTCTGATACCCCAGCGCAAATGCTTTTCCGTATTGGTCAACTGCCACGATGATCACGGTCAAATCAAAATCGTCCCCCGTGTAGTTGGAAACCACCACGGAACCATCGATCCGATCATCCTGCACTTTGGGTCCGTGCTTCCAATTGATCGTCAAGGCAGCCCGGATCGTAATCGTGCAGTCCTGTCTCACCTTCTGGACTGGTAAGCTGTAATCGGACACTTCCACGGTAAAGCGAAAGTCGCCCGGAACCCGAGCCACCCCGGAAATAATGCCCCGTGATCGGTCCAATGCGAGCCCCGGCGGCAGTTTGCCAATAGGAAGATTCCAGCTGATCGGCGCCTGGCCGCCCTGCACCTTGAAGTGGAAGCGGTAGTCGCTGCCCACCATCCCGTCAGGCAGTGGCAGGGGCGTCAGCGTAAGTGGGGCAACCACCGCCTGAGCACTAACGCGCGGACCCGAGATGCACCACATCAACAAAATGGCCGGCAGAAACGAAAATGCCCAGCACGAGCGCATTTGCGGATTATACGGGCAGCCCGCAATTCCCCTGCCCACCGGTTGATCTCTGTCCTGCTACAATCCCCGCCCATGTCCGCGGCTGCCCTGCTCAGCGTTTCCTCCGCCGCCCAGCGCAGGACGTTGCTGGCCGCCGCTTTGGGCTGGATGTTGGACGCCTTCGACGTGATGCTGTACGCCATGGTGCTGGCGCACATCATGCGCGACCTGGGCATGAGCAAGGGAACTGCGGGGCTGCTCAACACCCTGACCCTTCTCGCCTCAGGCCTGGGTGGCCTTCTGTTTGGTTTCATTGCCGACCGTGTGGGCCGCCGCTCCGCCCTGATGTTGAGCATTCTCACCTACTCCATCTTTTCCTTCGCCTGCGGCTTGGCGACTTCCATTCTGATGCTCGCCTCGTTTCGCTTCATCCTCGGTCTCGGTATGGGCGGAGAATGGAATACAGGCGCCACTCTCGTCGCCGAAACCTGGCCCACAGAACTACGTTCGAGAGCCCTCGCTGTGGTCCAGAGTTCGTGGGCCATCGGCTACGCTGCTGCCGCGCTGGTCAGCGGCATCGTGCTTCACTACTACAACTGGCGTGTCGTCTTTTTCGTGGGCATTTTGCCGGCTTTGATAACACTGTGGATTCGTAAAGACGTCCCCGAATCGGAGCTGTGGGCGCGGCACCGGACAACCGCCAACCTCGGAGGTGCAATTCAAAGCCTGCTTCCCTCCAGCCTCTTTTCATCACAGTACTGGAGTCGCACTCTGGCGCTTCTGTCCCTGAACCTCTTCGGCTTGTTCGGATGGTGGGGCCTCTTCAGCTGGATCCCTCCCTATCTCTCGCTTCCGGTTTCTCAAGGCGGACGTGGATTTGGCTTGCTCGGTACCACCGGACTGTTGATTTTTCTGAATCTGGTAGGAATGTTGCCTGGATATCTCTGCTATGGATGGCTGGCGGAGAAATTGGGGCGCAAGAAGTCTTTCCTCCTCTTTTTCCTGGGCGCAGCCCTCACGATTCCTCTCTATGCTGCCGCAACCAATCCTCCGTTGATCATGATCCTGGGCGCGATCGTTGCCTTCTTCGGAACCGGATTCTTTTCCGGCTCAGGCCTGGTCGGCAGTGAACTCTTCCCTACCGAGATTCGCGCCCGCGCTCTCGGTTTCACTTACAACGGCGCACGTACCCTCAGCGCTCTGGCGCCGTTCATCATTGGCCGTGTAGGACAGGCGAAAGGCCTCGGCCCTGCCTTCTACTTGTGTGCGCTCTCGTTCCTGCTGGCCGCCATCGCCTCCCAGTTCTTGCCCGAGACTAAGGGAACGTCGTTGTCTTGATATGCAATCGGCAATTGTCGTGAACTGCACAAGATGTTATGTCGCGGCCCCTGACTATTCGTCTTCGGGACAAGGTTTGGGTGGAGCAGGGCTTTCAGCCCTGCATTTATGAAGAGGTAAAGAGCGGCTTTTGCCGCTGAGGGACGCTCTTTTGTACGGCGCAGGGTTCCCTCAGGGGCTGAAGCCCGGATCTTCTACGGCTCTTCCATGCAGGCGTTAAGCCCTGCTCCACCCAGTTGCTGTCGGGACTTGATCCGCTTTGCTTCAATGCAAGATAGGTATGTGTCGCGCTAGCCGACCACACTGATCCGGTTGGTTCCGTCGGAGCACAACAGTCTATTCGATCGGCTCTACCACCACCGCCGCATCCTGCTTCTCTGGCAACTGCACCAGCACCGTAGCCGACAGCACCAGCACGATCCCGACAATCTGGCTGCCCCGCATCGTCTCTCCGAGAGCAAAAAACGCAATCAGGATCGAGAACACCGGCTCCAGGCAACTAGTCACGATCGCCCTGGTTGGATCCAGATTCTGCAGCCCGGCAAAATAAAACGAAAACGGCAGTAGAATCGACATGACCGCAAACACCGCCAGAAACAGCCACTGCGCTCCCGAATAGTGCGCAGCCATGATTTTCCACGGCGGATTGATCACCATCCAGAAGAGAGCTGTCCAAACAAATACATACAAGAGCACTTTCCAGCGGTCGTGGTGATCCAGCAGGCTAGGCGCGTACACGTTGTAAAAAGCGAACGAAAACGCTGCCACCTCTGCGGCAATCAGTCCAAGGGTATCCATTCGAAAACCACCCTCGTGAAACAAGCCGATTACCAAGCTAATCCCCACAATCGCCAGCGCCACCGAAATCACCTTCATCAACGTCGCCCGCTGCCGGCCTCGCAGCACCATGTACAGCAAGACCCATACCGGAGCCGTGTACTGCAGCACAATTGCGGTGCTTACATTTGTTTTCTGAATAGCCAGATAGTAGAAGTAGTTCGATGCCACCATCCCGAAAATCGCCAGTGCCAACGCGCGAGCAAGGTCGACGCCAGAGAATCGCAATCCCGCTCTCCCCCGACGCCACAGCAGAATAGGCGCCAATACCAGGAGCGAAATGGTGGTCCGGCTTTGCGCCAGGATCAAAGGATCGATCGCTGGAAGCCCTTTGCCCGAGGTAAGCCGTCCCGTGAAAGCAGCTCTCCCCAGGCTTGCGGAGACTCCCCAGCACAGTGTCGCTGCGGCAATGAACAGATAGCCGCGCACGGGATGTGGATTATTTCGATAGGACCTGATCGATTTCGTCGCGGTCAAATCCGATCAATACCTCATCCCCAACCACCAGGGTGGGCGTAGAGCGGCTGTTGTATTTGTAGACCAAATCTTCGACTGCTGCGGGATCGGCGGAAACATCGCGGTCTTCGTATTCGATACCTCTCTCCGAGAGGTAGGCCTTGATCGTGTGGCAGGGCGGTCAGCCCGGCTGAGTGAATACAACGACCTTCCTCGGCTTCATAGCATGCACAATGCCAGCAATCCTACACTAAACAACAATATTCAATCTCCCAACAGCTCCACCTGCGTCGTGATCTTCGCAGTCCTCTCCAGCATGGCTGAGACAGAACAGTATTTCTCTTTCGAGAGTCGCACCGCATCCTCCACTGCCTTTCGCGATACTGGACCAGTTACCCGATACAGCAAGCGTATGTCCGTGTACACCATGGGTGGATCTTTGGCCCTCTCCCCTTCGGCACTTACTTGCACCCGCGTGAACGCTTCGCGCTTCTTCCGCAGAATGTTTACTACGTCGTAGGCCGTGCAGGCGCATAACCCGATGAGCACCAGGTCCACGGGACTATTAGCAGTCTTCTCGCTGCCCGCGTCCACCACAATTGCATGACCGCTGCTCGCCTCGGCGATAAATCGGTCGTTATCTGTCCAACTGGCAGACGCCTTGACCATTCAATCCCCTCTCGTACATCAATTCACATTTCTGACCTTGCGCTGGTCCTCGGTTTTGGGGTTGTCCATTCTTCACTTCAACGCCGATTGTCCGTTTGTGGCTCCGGATGAATCAGCACCCGAAACAATCCAGGCGCTTCCTGTTTGAAGCGTGTCTCCATGGCCGTCATCACTTCGTGAACGCGCGACAAGGGAAGGTCGTCCTCCATGGTGCAATGGCACGAAACGTAGAGCTTCCCGCCTACTCGCTTGAACTGCATTTCGTGAACGTCCTTGACCTCCTGAAATTGAGGAGCGATCTCCTTGAGCTTGCGTTCCAGGGCTGCATTCTGCACCAGTTCATCCCCGGTCTCGATAGTTGCAGGCTCACTCTCAATGTGCGTCAAAATGGTCGAGATCTCCCCAATCTGCTCGCGTATCTCCTCCTCGAGTTGCGTTACCCGGTCATGCGCCTGTTTCAGCGGAAGAGTCTCCTGCATCTCCAGATGCTGCTCTACGTGCAGTCTGCCATGCAAGTCCTGAATGCTGATGTCGTGCACTCCCAGGTTATGCCGCGCAGCCACGGCACGGATGCGATCAAAGATGTTTTCGCCGCGTACCGCCCGCGGCAACGAGTGCACCACTACGTCGGCATCCGGAAGAATGCGGCGCGCTGCTGCCGTCACCTCTCCCACCACCTCCTCCGATTTTTGAAACGTGACATTGCGGCTCAAGGCCACCGACAAATCCGCAAAGTAGCGGTTGCCTGACCGCCGAATTCGAGCCCGGTCCACCTCCAGCACCCCCGGAACGCCGGAAACCGCCTCGATTACCTTGCCTCGCGCACCTTTGGGAGCAGCGTCCAGCAGAGCATCAGTGGTCTGCCGTGCCAGGCGCCAACTCACCGAGATCACCACTCCCGCCACAAACAAGGCTGCGATCGGATCGGCTCTTTCCAGCCACGCGAGTTGGAAACGCTCACCCACCCAAACCAGTGCCAGTCCCAGAATCACCACTGCGCTTGACCAGATGTCGGTTCGGAAATGTAGCGCATCCGCCTGCAGCGCCTGGCTGTCATACTTATCCGCAATTCGTTGTAGAGCCCGTGATCGCCACCAGTCCACCACCATGGAGAGTGCCATGACCGCGAACGCCGCCAGCGAAGGTTCGATCTCCACCATGTGAAAGAACAGGCGCTTGATGGCTTCCCAGATGATCCAGGCACAGGTGAGCAGCAGCAGCCCGGTTTCCAGAAAGGCGGAGAAGCTCTCGATCTTGCCATGGCCGTACTGATGCTCCGCATCCGCCGGCTTGTCCGACACTCGGACCGACATCAGCGTGATCACTGCGGCCACCAAATCGAGTCCAGAATGTAGAGCTTCTGAGAGTATGCCCAAGCTGCCCGTGCTTAAACCAACCACAATCTTCAGCACTGTGACCGCAATCGCCGCCCACACTGAGTTCTGCGCCACGGAGCGTTTCTCCGTGTGCATCGCGCTGCTCGTGAGCGTGGTCGTGTCGGACATAGCTCTTCTGATTATCCCTGTTCGCCACTGAAGCAGCCAAGCCAAACCCGCCAGAAACCCGGCCTGGCGCTTCCGAAATCGAGGCGCAGATGTGCTACGATGGCCTCTCCACCCTAGTTGTGTTTCACGATCGGAGACAATTGAGAATGCGATTTTTGGGTCTACTACTCCTCCTCACTTCGACCCTTGCCGTCTGCCAGCAGGGGGCCAAACCCGCTCCCAAAGCAAGCGGGAGCCAGACCACGCCGCCGGCAGCGTCCTCCTCGCCCAACTTCGGCCCGGCGGGCTCCAACAAAGACTCGGCCGCCCCTGCTTTTGAGGTTCCTCCCAATGCCGCAGTCATCACAGTAACTGGGATTTGCGATCTGAAATCGGCTGGCACCGCATCTTCTGACTGCAAGACTACCGTTACCCGCGCTGAGTTCGAACGCCTTGCTGACGCCCTTAAGCCCAATCTTCCTCCCGCAGCCAAACAAAAACTCGGCGAAGATTACACCCGGGCGCTGGTCTTTTCGGCTGAAGCTAAGAAGCGAGGGCTCGATCAGGGTACCCGCCTCGAGGAAGTCATGCGCTTCATCCGCATGCAGGTGGTAGCTCAAGAGCTGCTGAAGGAGCTTCAGGAGCAGGCCAAACCCACCCCTGAACAGGTCGCTCAGTACTACAAGGATCACGAGTCTCAATACCAGGAAGTCACGCTGAAGCGCATCTTCCTTCCCAAGAACCGCTCCGATGCCAAACCCGACGACAAACCGGATGAGGCTGCATTTTCCGCCAACGCCGAGAAGATTCGCGCCCGCGCTGCCGCGGGCGAAGATTTTGACAAGCTCCAGAAAGAGGTCTTCGAGGCCGCCGGCTTCAAGACTCCTCCGCCTACCACCATTCCCGCATGGCGACGTCAGTCCGTACCCGCCAGCCAGGCTGCCGTGTTCGACCTCAAGCCCGGCGAAGTTTCCCAGGTGCTTCCAGAGACTATTGGAGCTTATATCTATCGTCTCGAATCCAAGCGCACCCTTCCCCTGGACCAGGTGAAGCCGGAGATCGAGGCCAACCTGTCACAGGAGAAGTTCACTGCCGAAATGCAGTCCCTTACTTCCGGCGTGAAGACCGAGCTAAACGAGGCCTATTTCCACATTCCGCAACAGCATCCACCAGCGGAAGGCTCGGTGTCTCAGCCGAGTGCTTCAAAAGCCGCCTCCACTGGGCCAACCGCAGCCAAACCCGCTGCTCCCAAGGAGCCTGCAACACAATCCAAGTGACCAGCGCCACCAAACCCACCGTCATTGTGACCGGGGTCTCAGGCAATCTTGGACTCCGGTTACTCCGGCAGTTGTCCGGGTTTGACGTGATTGGTGTGGATATGTACCCGCCCCGTAGCGATTCTCTCGCCCGCTTTGAAGCCATGGATCTCGGGCTCGAATCGTCCTGTCAGCAGATGGTGCGGCTGCTGCGCGATTCCGGCGCCCGCTCCGTCGTTCATCTGGCGTTCGTGCTTGATCCCCTGCGCACCGGGGTGCTCGATTTGAATCGCATGTGGCAGATCAACGTCGCTGGCACTGCACGTGTGATGGAGGCGATAACAGAAGTCAACCGCAGCGGAGGCCAAGTCGAGACATTCATCTTTATCGGCAGTGTTTCTGCCTACGGCCCTCAGACCCCTGGGCCAGTGCGCGAGACCCATCCCCTGGCCGCTCACACGCTGCCCTACGCGATCCACAAGAAGGAAGCGGATGATGTGGTTCGCCACCGGGCAGGAAATCTTGCCCGCTGCACCACCTACCTGCTTCGACCCCACATTTTCACCGGCGCCTCCATGCAGAACTATATGGTCGGGGCCTTGCGCGGCACTCCCACTGGCAATGCTCCCCGAGCCGAGAAAATGCGAGAACGTGGAGAGCGTCTGCCCATGCTTCTCCCCCGCGGCGAAGAATACCTTCACAACAAACTTCAGTTTGTTCACGTGGATGACGTCGCCCGGCTGCTGACATATATCCTGCGCCAGCCCGGCAAGGGAAACGAATTACTGATCTTCAATGTCGCCGGCCGCGGCTATCCCTTGACGATCCAGGATTGCGCCCGCATCTCTGGGCAGAAAATCGTGCAACTGCCGGGCAAATGGTTGTGCCGAGCCGCTCTCAGGCACTACTGGAACCGTGGTATCTCCGGGGTTCCGCCTGAAGCCTTCCCCTACATGATCGGCTCCTACACGATGGATACCACCCGCCTGCAGAAATTCCTGGGCGATGACTATTCGCGGGTGATTCAGTACACGGTCGAAGATGCCCTTCTCGACAGCTTCCGCACCGAGGAGGAATCCCGGCTCTTCGCTCGCAACCTGGAAGCCAAAACCAAAGAGGCAGCCCGCTCCCGCGCTTGAAGATTCGCTAGCCCATGATTGCTGCACATCCGTTCCGGAAATAGTTAATTGAGGAGCCGTGCTGAGCCCCGCCCGCGGGCGAAGCACCTATGTTTTTTGGGGCCACAGGGAATTCTTATTTCACGTCCTCACACGTCACCGGATACTTTCCCCTTCTTCCCCCGATACAGCCCCGCAATCCCGAATGTGTACGGTGTCCACGAGACATAGTGGAATCCGATGTCTCGCATCCGTCCCAGAATCTCCTCGGGCGCCGGAAAACGTGCCACCGAAGCCGGAAGGTACGCGTACGGCCCCTTCACGCCCGAAATCATCGTGCCTAACTTGGGCAACACGTGCCGGAAATACCCACGGTACAAACTACCCATCAGCCCTTTCGGTTCGCCAAAATCCAGAATCCCCACTTCCCCGGAATGGCGCAACACTCGATAAATTTCCGACAGGCCCGCGTCGTAATCGGCCAGATTGCGAAATCCGAAAGCCGCTGTGACCAGATCTACCGAATCCGAAGCCAGAGGGAGCCGTAACGCATCTCCTTCCACCCACCGAATCCCCGTCCCCTGGCCCTTTGTCTTGGCTCGCTGCAGCATGGCATGGGAAAAGTCCGCACCCAAAACAAGGGGCAACCCTCCCTTGTTCTTCGCCTCCCTCAGTAGAGCGAAGCTCATATCGCCGGTACCGCAACATAGGTCCAGCAGCCGTGCTCCCGGACGGATCAGCACCGCTCCAAAATTGCGGGCCGTCCGCCGCCACCATGTGCGGTCGACGTTGAACGAGAGGATATGATTCAGCAGGTCGTAGCGCGGCGCAATCGAAGTGAACATCTCGCGCACCGCCCGCGCCGCAGCTTCACGATCCTTCGCTCCTTCGGGAGTAGCCCCAACCACTGTGGCTCTCTTCTGATTTTCAGTGGAAGTCGACACTCAAACTGCCTTCGTGAGCGCCTGCGACTGCTCGATCGCCCGCATCACCACGCGCTCCGGCACATCGCACGCGATATCGACGCTTCCGATTCCAGTGGGTAGGACAAAATGCACGACTCCATTGAGCGTTTTCTTATCGTGCGCGAGGCGACGGTAGATGTTCCGTGCTGGGACTTCGAACTTCGGCCACATGGCGTAGCCTTGCACACCGGATATGATCCGGCGTGCCGCCTCTTTGTCCAGCCTGCCTCGCTCTTCGGCGATCATCGTGGCTGCCACCATTCCCCACGCCACCGCCTCGCCGTGAAGCACTTTTCGATATCCGGTTTCGGCCTCGAGCGCATGTCCCAGCGTGTGCCCGAAATTCAGAATCCGCCGCAATCCAGACTCGCGCTCATCCGCCGCCACCACGTCAGCTTTCACCTTCACGCTCGCGCTGATTACTCGCTCCAGGCTGGCTGCGTCGCGCCTCAGAATGAGTTCGCGATTCTGCTCCATGAATTCAAAAATCGCGGGATCGCGGATCACCCCGCACTTCAGCACCTCGAACAATCCCGCGCGAAACTCGCGCTCCGGCAGCGTCGAAAGTAGCTGCGGGTCGATCACCACCAGTCGCGGGTGGTGAAACGTTCCCAATAGGTTCTTGCCTTGGCGCAGGTCAACCCCGGTTTTTCCCCCGACGGCAGCGTCCACTTGGGCTAGCAGCGTGCTTGGCACCTGAACAAAATCCAAACCACGCATGTAGAGCGAGGCCAGCAATCCCGCTACATCGCCGACCACTCCGCCGCCAAACGCCACTAAGATGGACTTGCGATCCGCACTCGCCTTTAACAATTTCTCCGCCACGCCCTCGACGGTTTTCAACGTCTTGAAACGCTCGCCATCGGGCATCTCAATAAAGCTGGGCACAAACTTCCCTTTTTTCAGCGCGCTCGCAAGTTGCTTCCCCCAGCGCCTGCGCACCGCCGCCACAGTTACCACCATCACAGACTGACGTTCGGGAAAAATCTCTCGCAGAAGTGTTCCGCTGCGGCGAAGCAAACCGCTCTCAATCAGCGCCGGATATGCACGGGATGGTATGTTGATGTCGACGCGGATCACGCGTCCATCATACCGTAGGAGGCGGCGCGCCCAGCTGGGTGCTAAGATTCCCGCCCGAATGAAAAACGTTCCCGCTGAAACCGACTTTGTAGTTGTGGGCGCAGGCGTCGCCGGAATGCGCGCTGCCATCGAGCTCGCCTCCGCTGGTCAGGTTTTGGTGTTGGCCAAACTCGAGCTCACCGAGTCCGCAACTCAGTACGCACAGGGAGGAATCGCAGCCGCGCTCAGCGACGAAGACGAAATCGGCCTGCATTTGCAGGACACCCTCAATGCGGGCGATGGGCTCTGCAACGTCGATGCTGCTCGGGTACTGGTGGAGGAAGGCCCGGAACGCATTGAAGAGCTGATCGCCTGGGGCACCCAGTTCGACCGCGCCGGAACCAAGCTCGCCTTCACCCGGGAAGGCGCGCATAGCCGCAATCGTATTCTGCACGCCCATGGCGATTCTACCGGCCAGGAGATCGCCCGTGCCCTCTACTTCAAGGCGAAATCCCTGCATAACGTTGCCTTTTGCGAGTTCGAGTTTGCCACCGATCTTTTGCTCGAAAATGGACAGGTCGCCGGCCTCACATTGCTCACCGAAAAAGGCGTGCCCCATCCCGTGCTCGCCTCCGCCGTTCTGCTCGCCACCGGCGGCTTAGGCCATGTCTACCGCGAGACCACTAATCCCGCAGTCGCCACCGGCGACGGTGTAGGCATGGCCTACCGCGTTGGGGCGGAAATCAGCGACATGGAATTCGTGCAATTCCACCCCACCGCGCTCTACCTCAAAGCTGCGGCCCGCTTCCTGCTTTCTGAAGCCTTGCGCGGCGAGGGCGCCTATTTGCGCAACGAAGCCATGGTGCGCTTCATGCCCAAGTACCACCCCATGGCCGAGCTCGCGCCGCGCGACGTAGTTGCCCGCGCTATCGCCCACGAACTGGAAGTCAGCCGCAGCAAAGATCCAGTTGTCTATCTCGACCTGACTCACAAGAATGGCGAAGCACTCAAAAAACGCTTTCCTCGCATCTATCAAACCTGCTTGCAGTACAACATCGACATCACCACCGATCTCATCCCCGTCCGACCCGCCGCCCATTACGCCATGGGTGGTGTGCGCACCGATCTTGACGGCCGTACCAGCCTTCCCCGCCTCTTTGCTGCGGGAGAAGTAGCCTGCACTGGAGTTCATGGAGCCAATCGCCTGGCCAGCAACTCTCTGCTCGAAGGGCTGGTGTATGGCGCACGCGCCGGCCACTCTATGCAGGAGCAAGTCAAACCCGCCAGTCATGCGACTTCTGAAGGCTCAACTGGTAAACCTCCAGCCGAGTCCGCCGCTGTAACCAATCAGCCTCAGTCCGGCAAAGCCGCGGAAGAAGTGATCCGCCATGTGCAGGAAATCATGTGGCGGGATGTGGGGATCGTTCGCAGCGGCGACGGCCTGAAGAAAGCCATTTCCCAGCTCGATCACCTCCGTGCCTGCTTGCCTCGCGAGAACACGCGCCGCGCCCACGAAGCTCAAAACATCCTGCAGACTGGCCTGCTGATCGCCAGGTCCGCTCTCGTCCGCGAAGAGAGCCGCGGTGCCCACTATCGGATTGATTTCCCTTCCCCCAACGATGCCCGTTTCAAGAAGCACTCCATTGTGCAGAACGACAAGATTCGCTTCGAATAGTTGGCAGGGTCCGCCGAGGAAATCTCGAGAACAATTTGATCTGTTCCCTGCAGGTGACCGTCCGTTTACAGGCCCGCCTCGATGCGCGACCGTGGATCAAGGTAGTCTCGCAGCGCGTCACCAATGAAGTTGAAGGACAGCACCGCCAACATCACTGTGATGGCAGGAAAAATTACCAGGTGAGGAGCATCGAAGAGGTGTGACCGGCCATCATTCAGCATTGAACCCCAACTTGCCGTCGGCGGAGCTACTCCCAATCCCAGAAAACTCATCGTGGCTTCTGCAAGAATCGCGCCTGCCATGCCAATCGCGGCTTGCACAATCACTGGCTGAATCATGTTCGGCAGAATGTGGCGAGTGATGATCCAGAAGTCCCC
This region includes:
- a CDS encoding cation-efflux pump, with amino-acid sequence MSDTTTLTSSAMHTEKRSVAQNSVWAAIAVTVLKIVVGLSTGSLGILSEALHSGLDLVAAVITLMSVRVSDKPADAEHQYGHGKIESFSAFLETGLLLLTCAWIIWEAIKRLFFHMVEIEPSLAAFAVMALSMVVDWWRSRALQRIADKYDSQALQADALHFRTDIWSSAVVILGLALVWVGERFQLAWLERADPIAALFVAGVVISVSWRLARQTTDALLDAAPKGARGKVIEAVSGVPGVLEVDRARIRRSGNRYFADLSVALSRNVTFQKSEEVVGEVTAAARRILPDADVVVHSLPRAVRGENIFDRIRAVAARHNLGVHDISIQDLHGRLHVEQHLEMQETLPLKQAHDRVTQLEEEIREQIGEISTILTHIESEPATIETGDELVQNAALERKLKEIAPQFQEVKDVHEMQFKRVGGKLYVSCHCTMEDDLPLSRVHEVMTAMETRFKQEAPGLFRVLIHPEPQTDNRR
- a CDS encoding peptidyl-prolyl cis-trans isomerase, whose product is MRFLGLLLLLTSTLAVCQQGAKPAPKASGSQTTPPAASSSPNFGPAGSNKDSAAPAFEVPPNAAVITVTGICDLKSAGTASSDCKTTVTRAEFERLADALKPNLPPAAKQKLGEDYTRALVFSAEAKKRGLDQGTRLEEVMRFIRMQVVAQELLKELQEQAKPTPEQVAQYYKDHESQYQEVTLKRIFLPKNRSDAKPDDKPDEAAFSANAEKIRARAAAGEDFDKLQKEVFEAAGFKTPPPTTIPAWRRQSVPASQAAVFDLKPGEVSQVLPETIGAYIYRLESKRTLPLDQVKPEIEANLSQEKFTAEMQSLTSGVKTELNEAYFHIPQQHPPAEGSVSQPSASKAASTGPTAAKPAAPKEPATQSK
- a CDS encoding NAD-dependent epimerase/dehydratase family protein; translated protein: MTSATKPTVIVTGVSGNLGLRLLRQLSGFDVIGVDMYPPRSDSLARFEAMDLGLESSCQQMVRLLRDSGARSVVHLAFVLDPLRTGVLDLNRMWQINVAGTARVMEAITEVNRSGGQVETFIFIGSVSAYGPQTPGPVRETHPLAAHTLPYAIHKKEADDVVRHRAGNLARCTTYLLRPHIFTGASMQNYMVGALRGTPTGNAPRAEKMRERGERLPMLLPRGEEYLHNKLQFVHVDDVARLLTYILRQPGKGNELLIFNVAGRGYPLTIQDCARISGQKIVQLPGKWLCRAALRHYWNRGISGVPPEAFPYMIGSYTMDTTRLQKFLGDDYSRVIQYTVEDALLDSFRTEEESRLFARNLEAKTKEAARSRA
- a CDS encoding ubiquinone/menaquinone biosynthesis methyltransferase, translating into MSTSTENQKRATVVGATPEGAKDREAAARAVREMFTSIAPRYDLLNHILSFNVDRTWWRRTARNFGAVLIRPGARLLDLCCGTGDMSFALLREAKNKGGLPLVLGADFSHAMLQRAKTKGQGTGIRWVEGDALRLPLASDSVDLVTAAFGFRNLADYDAGLSEIYRVLRHSGEVGILDFGEPKGLMGSLYRGYFRHVLPKLGTMISGVKGPYAYLPASVARFPAPEEILGRMRDIGFHYVSWTPYTFGIAGLYRGKKGKVSGDV
- the aroB gene encoding 3-dehydroquinate synthase, coding for MIRVDINIPSRAYPALIESGLLRRSGTLLREIFPERQSVMVVTVAAVRRRWGKQLASALKKGKFVPSFIEMPDGERFKTLKTVEGVAEKLLKASADRKSILVAFGGGVVGDVAGLLASLYMRGLDFVQVPSTLLAQVDAAVGGKTGVDLRQGKNLLGTFHHPRLVVIDPQLLSTLPEREFRAGLFEVLKCGVIRDPAIFEFMEQNRELILRRDAASLERVISASVKVKADVVAADERESGLRRILNFGHTLGHALEAETGYRKVLHGEAVAWGMVAATMIAEERGRLDKEAARRIISGVQGYAMWPKFEVPARNIYRRLAHDKKTLNGVVHFVLPTGIGSVDIACDVPERVVMRAIEQSQALTKAV